Genomic DNA from Streptomyces sp. AM 2-1-1:
CTCATGGACCCCAAGCTCACCTGGCACGAGTACGTCACCCTGATGAAGGACGACGGTGTGATCGTCGAGGAGATGATCACCGACGTGCCCCTGCACAGCCCGAGTTTCCAGGGGCGGCTGACCGAACGGGGCACGGTGGAGGCGGTGTCCACCCACGATCAGGTCTTCGGCGACGACGGGCAGAGCTACCACGGGTGCAGCTTCCCCGCGGACGCCGCCTACCGGCGGCAACTGATCGAGCAGGGCCTGCGGGTGGGCGAGGTGCTGCGGGAGCGCGGCGTCGGGAGCGGCGACTACGGCGTGGACTTCCTCGCCACCCGGGAGGGGGACGGGTGGCGCCTGCTGGGCTGCGAGATCAATCTGCGCGCCACCGCCACCAAGCACCCCTTCACCATGGCGGTGGGACTGCTGGGCCAGGGGCCCACACCGGACGGACGCTTCGAGGTGGACGGCGCCGAATACGTCTACCAGGCCTCGGACGTCATCATGGACCGCCGCTACGAAGGGCTGCGCCCGGCCCGGCTCATCGAGGCGGTCACCGCTTCACCGATCGGTTACGACCCCGTCCGCAGGACCGGCGTGGTGCTTCATCTGCTGAGCCCGGTGACCGAGTTCGGGAAGTTCGGCGCCCTGTGCATCGGACGGTCCCACGCGCAGGCCTCCGCCCTGATGCGGGACGTCCGTGCCCTCGCCGACAGGTTGGCGGAGAAGGGCTGAGGGAAGAGCCCGAGGAGTGGCCGGCCCGCCCGGCCGGGCCACTCCTCGGAGTCGGGTCCGCGCGGTGGATCACAGGCCGCCGGCGAGACGGTGGTAGGCCTGGTTCCAGCGCAGTTCGCGGGTGAACTGGCGGGGGGTGGTGGAGGCGTCGATGAGGACGAGTTCGGTACGCAGCATCTCGGCCAGGTCGTCCAGGTGTTCCGCGCCGAGAGCGGTGGTGAGCACCGTGTGGTGCGGGCCCCCGGCGGTGAGCCAGCTCTCCGTGGAGGTCCGCAGACTCGGCCGGGGCCGCCACACCGCGCGGGCCACCGGGAGCGCGGGCAGCGGCTCGGTGGGGGCGACCACGTCGATCTCGTTGGCCACCAGCCGGAAGCGGTCCCCGAGGTCGGTCAGCCCGACGACGACCGCCGGGCCCGGCGCGGCGTCGAAGACCAGACGGACCGGGTCCTCCCGGCCGCCGATGCCGAGCGGATGGATCTCGCAGCTCGGCACGTCGCCGGCGAGGGACGGGCAGACCTCCAGCATGTGGGCGCCGAGGATGAGTTCGTTCCCGGGCGACAGGTCGTAGGTGTAGTCCTCCATGAAGGAGGTGCCGCCGGGCAGCCCGTCGGCCGCCGTCTTCAGGGTGCGCAGCAGGACGGCCGTCTTCCAGTCGCCCTCGCCGCCGAATCCGTACCCCTCCGCCATCAGTCGCTGGACGGCGATGCCGGGGAGCTGGCGGAGTCCGCCGAGGTCCTCGAAGTTGGTGGTGAAGGCACCGAAGCCGCCCTCGACGAGGAAGGTGCGCAGCCCTGCTTCGATGCGGGCCGCGTAGCGCAGGGCCTCGTGGCGTTCGCCTCCGGTCCGCAGCGGGGCGGCCAGACGGTAGGTGTCCTCGTACTCCTTGACGAGGCCGCCGACCTCCGCGTCGGTGGCGGAGTCGACGTGGGCGGCGAGGTCGTTGACGCCGTAGGTGTTGACGGAGACGCCGAAGCGGAGCTGGGCCTCGACCTTGTCGCCTTCGGTGACGGCGACGTCGCGCATGTTGTCGCCGAAGCGGGCGACCTTCAGCGTCGCGAGTTCCGCACGCCCGGCCGCGGCCCTCGCCCAGGTGGCGATCCGCGCGCTGGTCACCGGGTCGGAGACGTGCCCGGCCACGGTCTTGCGCGCCACGCCGATCCGGGACTGTATGTATCCGAACTCGCGATCGCCGTGGGCCGCTTGGTTCAGGTTCATGAAGTCCATGTCGATGGTGGCCCACGGGAGGGCGACGTTCGACTGGGTGTGGAGGTGCAGCAGCGGCTTGCGCAGGGCGTCGAGGCCGGAGATCCACATCTTCGCCGGGGAGAAGGTGTGCATCCAGGCGATCAGGCCGACGCACCGCTCGTCGGTGTTCGCCTCCAGGCACAGGGCGCGGATGGCGGCGCTGTCCGTCAGCACGGGTTTCCAGACGATGCGCACGGGCATGCCGTCGGATTCGGCGAGGGTGGCGGCGATCCGCTGGGACTGTTCCGCCACCTGGCGGAGCGTCTCCTCGCCGTAGAGGCCTTGGCTGCCGGTGAGGAACCATATGTCGCGGACGGAGGGGGCCTGGCTGGGCACGGGGACTCCCGGGGGTGAAGGGTGCGGGTGGGGTGGCGGGGTGTCCGGCGGGTCAGTCGGCCGGGGTGGCGGTGAGGGCCTGGTTGCGGATCCGGCGCAGGCGGTGGAGGGTGCCGTCCCGGACGCCGAACTGGTCGTGGAGCGTCCGGTATTCGGCGAAGAGCGCGTCGTAGGCGTCGGCGCGGGAGTGGTCGGGGGTGTACACGTTCCGGCGGAGCCTGCCCATGGCGGCGGTGGCGGAGCGTACGTCGGGGTGGGCTCCGGCGGCGACGGCGGCGTGGATGGCGGAGCCGAGCGCTGGGCCCTGCTCGGAGGCGGCGAGGGAGACGGGGCGGCGCAGGACATCGGCGTAGATCTGCATGAGCAGGGCGTTCTTCTTGAGCCCGCCGGTGACGATGAACTCGTTCACCGGCACGCCGCCGGACTCCAGCGTCTCGACGATGATCCGGGTGCCGTAGGCGGTGGCTTCGAGCAGGGCGCGGTAGACGTCTTCGGGCCGGGTGGCCAGGGTGAGGCCGACGACGACGCCCGACAGGTGGTGGTCGACCAGCACGGAACGGTTGCCGTTCATCCAGTCGAGGGCCAGCAGTCCGTGGCCGCCGACCGGCTGCGCGGCGGCCTTGCGGGTCAGCAGTTCGTGCAGGTCCTCCCCGCGGGAGGCGGCTTCGGCCGCGTACTCGGCGGGGACGCCCTGGCTCAGCGCCCAGCCGAAGATGTCGCCCACGGCGCTCTGCCCGGCCTCGTAGCCGTACGCCCCCTCGACGATGCCGCCGTTCACGACGCCGCAGATGCCCGGCACGTCGGCGAGGGCGGGGCCGTTCACCACGTGGCAGCTGGAGGTGCCCATGATGGCCAGCAGTCGGCCGTTCTCCACGGCCTGGGCGGCGGCCGCGGCGACGTGGGCGTCGACGTTGCCCGCGGCGACGGCGATCCCCTCGGGCAGGCCGGTCCACCGCGCCGCCCGGGCGGTCAGCGAACCGACGCGGGATCCGAGGGCCGCCAGCGGGTGTTCCAGGCGGGTCCGCGCGAAGTCGGCGAAGTCCGGGTGGAGGGCGGCGAGGTACTCCGGGGACGGGTAGGAGCCGTCCTGGTGGATGCCCTTGTAGCCGGCGGCGCACGCGTTGCGGGACTCCGCGCCGGTGAGCTGCCACACGATCCAGTCGGAGGCCTCGATCCAGCGGGCGCACCGGCCGTAGACCTCCGGGTCCTCCTCCAGGAGTTGGAGCGCCTTGGCGAACTGCCACTCCGCGGAGATCTTTCCGCCGTAGCGGGCGATCCACTTCTCGCCGCGCTCGTGGGCGAGTGCGTTGATGCGGTCCGCCTGGTCCTGCGCGGCGTGGTGCTTCCAGAGCTTGGGCCAGGCGTGCGGCCGTCCCGAGAGTTCGGTCGCGGCGAGCGGGGTGCCGTCGGCCAGCGTCGGGAGGACGGTGCAGGCGGTGAAGTCGGTGGCGATACCGATGACCGCGCCCGGGTCGATGCCGGCGGCGCGCACCGCGGCGGGCACCGCCTCGCGGAGCACGTCGCACCAGTCGTCGGGGTGCTGCAGCGCCCAGTCGGGAGGCAGCGCCGTTGTGCCGTCCGGAAGGTGGCGGTCCAGCACGCCGTGGGCGTACGCGTGGACGGCGGAGGCGACCTCCTCACCGTCGCGCACCCGGACGACGACGGCACGACCGGACAGGGTGCCGAAGTCGACGCCCACGGTGTACTGCTCGGCGCCGGCCGGGCGCGACGGGTCACTTGGCGTGCGGGGCGGAATGGAGGTCACCAGGGATTGCCCTTCGGGAAAGGTGGCCGACGGACGGCCCACCAGCGGCAGCGATGCGCGGAGCCGGATGAGCGGGACCGCCGACAGCCAAAAGTGTGAACGCTAACAATTGCGAAATCAAGAGCGGTGCGGCTGCTTCGGGATTCCCGTTCCACGACAACCCCTTCGGAGCAGCCCCGGCGCGGGCGGGTGCTCGTCCCCGCCGCATCCTCGCCCCCACGCGCCACCCCGCCGCCGTCCGACCGTGAAGCCGACGGCCCCGCAGCGTCCGGATCGATCACGAACGAGACGCCAACTCGGTTCCGCCCTGCGGATCTTGACCCTCCCCTTCGGAAAAGCCGCGACCCGGTGGCGGCATACGGGCCGCCCACTCCCCCGGCCATCGGGCGGGCCACGACGTATCGCCGGGTCACAAAAAGGTAACTCGCGCACAGGGGTTGAGATACCGCAGTGTTAGCGCTCACACTGCTCGCGGCGCACCCCACGAACCTCTGCCGCCAACTCCGGGCCGCCGGCCGCGCCGAAGGCCCCGCACCGACTCCGGCCGGGCCCACTCCACCGTGCGGCGTACCCGATCGCACCACGCCGGCACCGACGACATCCCTCCGAGAGGACTCTCACCATGGCCCGCAGAATCGCCTACGCCCTCGCTGTCGGCATCCTCGCCGCGTCGACGCTGACCGCCTGCTCCGCCGAGACGACA
This window encodes:
- the araA gene encoding L-arabinose isomerase → MPSQAPSVRDIWFLTGSQGLYGEETLRQVAEQSQRIAATLAESDGMPVRIVWKPVLTDSAAIRALCLEANTDERCVGLIAWMHTFSPAKMWISGLDALRKPLLHLHTQSNVALPWATIDMDFMNLNQAAHGDREFGYIQSRIGVARKTVAGHVSDPVTSARIATWARAAAGRAELATLKVARFGDNMRDVAVTEGDKVEAQLRFGVSVNTYGVNDLAAHVDSATDAEVGGLVKEYEDTYRLAAPLRTGGERHEALRYAARIEAGLRTFLVEGGFGAFTTNFEDLGGLRQLPGIAVQRLMAEGYGFGGEGDWKTAVLLRTLKTAADGLPGGTSFMEDYTYDLSPGNELILGAHMLEVCPSLAGDVPSCEIHPLGIGGREDPVRLVFDAAPGPAVVVGLTDLGDRFRLVANEIDVVAPTEPLPALPVARAVWRPRPSLRTSTESWLTAGGPHHTVLTTALGAEHLDDLAEMLRTELVLIDASTTPRQFTRELRWNQAYHRLAGGL
- a CDS encoding ribulokinase translates to MPPRTPSDPSRPAGAEQYTVGVDFGTLSGRAVVVRVRDGEEVASAVHAYAHGVLDRHLPDGTTALPPDWALQHPDDWCDVLREAVPAAVRAAGIDPGAVIGIATDFTACTVLPTLADGTPLAATELSGRPHAWPKLWKHHAAQDQADRINALAHERGEKWIARYGGKISAEWQFAKALQLLEEDPEVYGRCARWIEASDWIVWQLTGAESRNACAAGYKGIHQDGSYPSPEYLAALHPDFADFARTRLEHPLAALGSRVGSLTARAARWTGLPEGIAVAAGNVDAHVAAAAAQAVENGRLLAIMGTSSCHVVNGPALADVPGICGVVNGGIVEGAYGYEAGQSAVGDIFGWALSQGVPAEYAAEAASRGEDLHELLTRKAAAQPVGGHGLLALDWMNGNRSVLVDHHLSGVVVGLTLATRPEDVYRALLEATAYGTRIIVETLESGGVPVNEFIVTGGLKKNALLMQIYADVLRRPVSLAASEQGPALGSAIHAAVAAGAHPDVRSATAAMGRLRRNVYTPDHSRADAYDALFAEYRTLHDQFGVRDGTLHRLRRIRNQALTATPAD